A window from Rana temporaria chromosome 8, aRanTem1.1, whole genome shotgun sequence encodes these proteins:
- the LOC120910010 gene encoding oocyte zinc finger protein XlCOF6-like — protein sequence MEEFSEGLKDLYKDAIVEPLSCRNPPERCPRPLYSWDSTQEGHTIPHHHQCKENMDIKPWLKKEEDTHLGGDQQSMEEAGMIVTMTGKESSFDICTDDVSHVQNASEEHLLSLADKDEVDDIILHSSGVLSLMQSITEGPYQADRSIDPFNPKDSSDEPHTLVSNIYQQSETTSPDCDSFEPKGSSSDKSDDVTPRDRTFACPRCEKCFTTSYHLAAHETLHSGEARFSCVECGKRFKWKSELLRHQSYHTGERPYLCSECGRAFRLKSHLVRHLRKHTDERPYCCSECGKRFRQITHLKSHHRVHTGETPFSCLECGKCFNRKHHLLFHQRTHTREMMHACAVCGKDFIQKNSLVKHQRAYNGRCAEYRKNDEGRGTQRKLPAEESPLLCTECGKPFQTKSELQVHWRGHTGVELFPCLECEKSFVKKWLLIRHQRVHTGEKPFSCSECGKQFSQKGSLNDHMKLHTGGKPFSCRECGKCFTQKAVLTLHQKTHMGDRPFSCLECGKCFSLKSQLLRHQQSHTTRHSYPCLECGKCYVWKGDLLRHQRKHTGERPFSCSDCRKCFTQKGDLHRHQRIHTGERPFSCSECGKCFPQKASLLRHQKSHSGELPFSCAECGKCFLLKAGLLRHERIHTGVRPYSCSKCGKCFSQKAHLLKHQRSLTCGHSFPHST from the exons atggaggagttttcagaaggactcaaggatctctacaaggacgccaTTGTGGAGCCATTGAGTtgcagaaacccaccagagagatgtccccgtcctctgtattcctgggattccacacaggaaggtcacaccattccccaccatcatcag TGTAAAGAAAATATGGATATAAAACCTTGgcttaaaaaagaagaagatacacatttggggggtgatcagcagtctatggaggaggctgGGATGATAGTGACAATGACAGGGAAGGAGTCTTCATTCGATATCTGCACAG ATGACGTCTCTCATGTCCAGAACGCCTCAGAGGAACATCTTCTTTCATTGGCAGATAAGGATGAAGTTGATGACATCATACTACATTCCTCAGGAGTGCTCTCTCTTATGCAAAGTATAACTGAAGGACCTTACCAAGCTGATCGATCAATCGATCCCTTTAATCCTAAGGACTCTTCTGATGAACCGCACACTCTGGTCTCTAATATCTACCAACAAAGTGAAACTACATCACCAGATTGCGATTCGTTTGAACCAAAAGGATCCTCTTCCGATAAGTCAGATGACGTCACCCCAAGAGACAGAACATTTGCTTGCCCTCGATGTGAAAAATGTTTCACCACAAGTTACCACCTCGCAGCCCACGAGACGTTACACAGCGGTGAGGCTCGGTTTTCGTGCGTGGAGTGCGGGAAACGTTTTAAATGGAAATCAGAACTTTTGAGACACCAATCGTATCACACGGGGGAGAGGCCTTATTTGTGTTCGGAGTGCGGAAGAGCCTTCCGGCTCAAGTCGCACCTTGTGCGCCACCTGAGAAAACACACCGACGAGCGACCCTACTGCTGCTCCGAGTGCGGAAAACGCTTCAGGCAGATCACCCACCTGAAGTCGCATCACAGGGTTCACACGGGCGAGACTCCTTTTTCGTGTttggagtgcgggaagtgttttaaTCGGAAGCACCACCTCCTGTTTCACCAGAGGACGCACACGCGGGAAATGATGCACGCCTGTGCGGTCTGCGGGAAGGACTTTATACAGAAGAATTCGCTTGTCAAACATCAGCGAGCCTACAACGGCAGGTGTGCCGAGTACAGAAAAAATGACGAAGGTCGAGGTACCCAACGGAAACTTCCCGCTGAGGAGAGTCCATTGTTGTGTACAGAGTGCGGGAAACCCTTTCAAACGAAATCCGAACTTCAGGTCCATTGGAGGGGTCACACCGGGGTGGAGCTCTTTCCCTGTTTGGAGTGCGAGAAGTCCTTCGTCAAGAAATGGCTGCTTATCAGACACCAGAGGGTCCACACCGGTGAGAAGCCGTTCTCGTGTTCCGAGTGCGGGAAACAATTTTCACAAAAAGGAAGCCTCAACGACCACATGAAACTCCACACGGGTGGAAAGCCGTTTTCCTGCcgagagtgcggaaaatgtttcacTCAGAAAGCAGTTCTCACCCTACACCAGAAAACTCACATGGGGGATCGTCCTTTTTCGTGCttggagtgcgggaaatgcttcaGCCTGAAAAGTCAGCTCCTCAGACACCAACAGTCTCACACAACACGGCACAGTTATCCATgtttagagtgcgggaaatgttatgtGTGGAAAGGAGACCTCCTAAGACACCAGAGAAAACACACTGGCGAGCGTCCTTTCTCGTGTTCGGACTGCCGGAAGTGCTTCACTCAGAAAGGAGATCTTCAtagacaccagaggattcacacaggcGAACGCCCGTTTTCGTgctccgagtgcgggaaatgtttccctCAGAAGGCGAGTCTTCTACGACACCAGAAAAGTCACTCAGGCGAGCTTCCTTTTTCATGTgcagagtgcgggaagtgttttttgctgaaagccgGCCTCTTGCGCCATGAGAGAATTCACACTGGAGTGCGGCCGTATTCCTGTTCaaagtgcgggaagtgtttcagtcAGAAGGCACACCTCCTTAAACACCAGAGAAGTCTAACGTGCGGACATTCTTTTCCACACTCAACGTGA
- the LOC120910152 gene encoding gastrula zinc finger protein XlCGF8.2DB-like, producing the protein MNMKVEVKEEEEQTYTRGNQQSKVMVKEEEVSLDAIRGGSDVQDTSEGHPVLSPGCNAENSGKEKGNVNSRSNNEKLFSCPECGKCFTWKGDLLRHQRIHTGERPFSCSECGKCFTQKANLIVHKRFHTGVRPYACSECGKCFTRNGDLLTHQRTHTGERPYSCSDCGKSFTQKASLVLHERLHTGVRPYSCSECGKSFTQKGDLLTHQSSHMVERPFSCSNCEKTFKKKSELALHQRVHTGETFSCSVCGKSFTKKYKLVTHQRVHTGEKPFPCPECGKCFPSKENLSSHLKCHTSEKPFSCTECGKRFTRKACLISHRDSHTTEKQYSCFTCGKCFTFKNSLLRHQKVHSGGNVGPQSSGNIIEVNQKSLLP; encoded by the coding sequence GTGGCAGTGATGTTCAGGACACCTCGGAAGGACATCCTGTCTTATCTCCAGGTTGTAATGCAGAAAATTCTGGCAAAGAAAAGGGAAACGTCAACTCCCGTTCCAACAACGAGAAGCTGTTTTCCTGTccggagtgcgggaaatgcttcaCTTGGAAAGGAGACCTTCTTAGACACCAGAGAATCCACACGGGCGAGCGTCCATTCTCgtgttcggagtgcgggaaatgtttcacgcAAAAAGCAAACCTCATCGTGCACAAGCGGTTTCACACCGGCGTGAGGCCGTACGCttgctcagagtgcgggaaatgtttcactcggAATGGAGACCTCCTTACGCACCAGAGGACTCACACCGGTGAGCGTCCTTACTCGTGTTCGGACTGTGGGAAAAGCTTCACGCAGAAGGCGAGCCTCGTTTTACACGAGCGGCTTCACACCGGAGTGCGGCCTTattcttgttcagagtgcgggaaaagtttcacCCAGAAAGGAGACCTTCTTACACACCAGAGCAGCCACATGGttgagcgtcctttttcatgttcgaACTGTGAGAAGACGTTCAAAAAGAAATCCGAACTTGCTCTACACCAGAGAGTCCACACCGGGGAGACTTTTTCATGCTCGGTGTGCGGGAAATCGTTTACAAAGAAATATAAACTTGTTACACATCAGAGGGTCCACACTGGAGAAAAGCCTTTTCCTTGTcccgagtgtggaaaatgttttcctTCTAAGGAGAACCTCAGTAGCCATTTGAAGTGTCACACCAgtgagaagccgttttcctgtacAGAGTGCGGGAAACGTTTCACCAGGAAAGCCTGTCTGATTTCACATCGGGACTCTCACACTACGGAGAAGCAGTATTCCTGTTTCACGTGCGGAAAATGCTTCACTTTTAAAAACAGTCTCCTCAGGCATCAGAAGGTCCACTCTGGAGGCAACGTGGGCCCCCAAAGTTCAGGCAATATTATAGAGGTGAATCAGAAGTCATTACTCCCCTGA
- the LOC120910031 gene encoding zinc finger protein 37-like, translated as MEEDGAMEDEEDGAMEESEVPKGHKDLYQDTMVESSTDRNPPERCPSPLYSTQEDQTIPQHHLVDEDLGLRIIQVEDEFDIKVEEEEEPVRGDQQSMEKVGMLEEMKEKESSLDIGSKYGPDVQFTPKRPLTSHPICNTEDNGTTQHSRGRDPVTGPLSVLPDLNSPDLSVSEKPLVDNPGKVTRQRNKKMLSCLPGMRSPDLSVPEKPSVGNPRKVTRQRNKKMFSCLPNMRSPDLSVSEKPSVDNPGKVTRQRNKKMLSCLPDMRSPDLSVPEKPSVDNPGKVTRQRNKKMLSCLPNMRSPDLSVPEKPSVGNPRKVTRQRNKMFSGLPNMRSPDLSVPGKPSVGNPGKVTRQKNKKMFSCLPNMRSPDLSVPEKPSVGNPRKVTRQRNKMFSCLPNMRSPDLSVPEKPSVSNPGKVTRQRNKKMFSCPECNKSFTTKAYFRIHKRIHDGQCPFVCLECGRGFIYKPYFHRHQRYHSELRPYPCLECGKSFKEKSVLVQHLRIHSGDRPFPCSVCDQSFVQKAHLRRHLRVHTGETPFLCKQCGKGFTRKDMLTLHERGHVNERPFACPECGNRFKQQFCLVRHQKLHKEKGSLSRSVLQSNQNLNL; from the exons ATGGAGGAGGATGGGGcgatggaggatgaggaggatggagcGATGGAGGAGTCGGAGGTTCcaaaaggacacaaggatctgtaccaggacaccatggtggagtcatccaccgacagaaacccaccagagagatgtcccagtCCTCtgtattccacacaggaagatcaaacCATCCCTCAACATCATCTGGTAGATGAGGATCTTGGACTCAGGATTATCCAG GTGGAAGACGAATTTGATATAAaagtggaagaggaggaggaacctGTGAGgggtgatcagcagtctatggagaagGTTGGGATGTTGGAAGAAATGAAAGAGAAGGAATCTTCTTTAGATATCGGCTCAA AATATGGTCCAGACGTTCAGTTTACACCGAAGAGACCTCTAACCTCACATCCAATCTGTAACACAGAAGATAATGGCACAACCCAACACTCTCGGGGAAGGGACCCAGTTACTGGACCTCTCTCGGTACTCCCTGATTTGAATTCACCAGATCTCTCGGTTTCTGAGAAGCCTTTGGTTGACAATCCAGGGAAGGTTACACGTCAAAGAAACAAGAAGATGCTTTCCTGTCTCCCTGGTATGAGGTCACCAGATCTCTCGGTTCCTGAGAAGCCTTCGGTTGGCAATCCAAGGAAGGTTACACGTCAAAGAAACAAGAAGATGTTTTCCTGTCTCCCTAATATGAGGTCACCAGATCTCTCGGTTTCTGAGAAGCCTTCGGTTGACAATCCAGGGAAGGTTACACGTCAAAGAAACAAGAAGATGCTTTCCTGTCTCCCTGATATGAGGTCACCAGATCTCTCGGTTCCTGAGAAGCCTTCGGTTGACAATCCAGGGAAGGTTACACGTCAAAGAAACAAGAAGATGCTTTCCTGTCTCCCTAATATGAGGTCACCAGATCTCTCGGTTCCTGAGAAGCCTTCGGTTGGCAATCCAAGGAAGGTTACACGTCAAAGAAACAAAATGTTTTCCGGTCTCCCTAATATGAGGTCACCAGATCTCTCGGTTCCTGGGAAGCCTTCGGTTGGCAATCCAGGGAAGGTAACACGTCAAAAAAACAAGAAGATGTTTTCATGTCTCCCTAATATGAGGTCACCAGATCTCTCGGTTCCTGAGAAGCCTTCGGTTGGCAATCCAAGGAAGGTTACACGTCAAAGAAACAAGATGTTTTCCTGTCTCCCTAATATGAGGTCACCAGATCTCTCGGTTCCTGAGAAGCCTTCGGTTAGCAATCCAGGGAAGGTAACACGTCAAAGAAACAAGAAGATgttttcctgtcctgaatgtAATAAATCTTTTACAACAAAAGCGTATTTCCGCATCCATAAGCGGATACACGACGGACAATGCCCATTTGTGTGCCTGGAGTGCGGGAGAGGCTTTATCTACAAGCCGTATTTCCATCGACATCAAAGATATCACAGCGAACTGAGGCCCTATCCATGTCTAGAGTGTGGGAAATCCTTCAAGGAAAAATCGGTCCTCGTCCAGCATCTGAGAATTCACAGCGGCGACAGGCCGTTTCCTTGCTCAGTGTGCGATCAGAGCTTCGTCCAGAAAGCTCATCTGAGGAGACATCTCCGAGTTCACACTGGCGAGACCCCTTTCTTGTGCAAgcagtgcgggaaaggttttacACGGAAAGATATGCTCACTTTGCATGAGCGGGGACATGTGAATGAGCGCCCGTTTGCCTGCCCGGAGTGTGGGAATCGCTTCAAACAGCAGTTCTGTCTTGTCCGACATCAGAAGCTCCACAAGGAAAAGGGCTCGCTCTCCCGTTCTGTACTTCAGTCAAACCAAAACCTGAATTTATGA
- the LOC120910170 gene encoding gastrula zinc finger protein XlCGF64.1-like, which produces MEEEGMVVTMTEESSLDIGTEYGPEVQFTPNRPLASHPICNTEDNGTTQHSQGTDPVTGPLSVLPDMRSPDLSVPGKPSVDNPGKVTRRRNKEMFSCLPNMRSPDLSVPEKPSVSNPGKVTRQRNKKMFSCPECNKSFTTKAYFRIHKRIHDGQRPFVCLECGRGFISKSYFHRHQRYHSELRPYPCLECGKSFKEKSVLVQHLRIHSGDRPFPCSECDQSFVQKAHLRRHLRVHTGETPFLCKQCGKGFTRKDMLTLHERGHVNERPFACPECGKSFKQQFCLVRHQKIHEKMGLISLHSNQNLNF; this is translated from the exons atggaggaggaagggATGGTAGTGACAATGACAGAGGAGTCTTCATTAGATATCGGCACAG AATATGGTCCAGAAGTTCAGTTTACACCGAATAGACCTCTCGCCTCACATCCAATCTGTAACACAGAAGATAATGGCACAACCCAACACTCTCAGGGAACGGACCCAGTTACTGGACCTCTCTCGGTACTCCCTGATATGAGGTCACCAGATCTCTCGGTTCCTGGGAAGCCTTCCGTTGACAATCCAGGGAAGGTTACACGTCGAAGAAACAAGGAGATGTTTTCCTGTCTCCCTAATATGAGGTCACCAGATCTCTCGGTTCCTGAGAAGCCTTCGGTTAGCAATCCAGGGAAGGTAACACGTCAAAGAAACAAGAAGATgttttcctgtcctgaatgtAATAAATCTTTTACAACAAAAGCGTATTTCCGCATCCATAAGCGTATACACGACGGACAACGCCCATTTGTGTGCCTGGAGTGCGGGAGAGGCTTTATCTCCAAGTCGTATTTCCATCGACATCAAAGATATCACAGCGAACTGAGACCCTATCCATGTCTAGAGTGTGGGAAATCCTTCAAGGAAAAATCGGTCCTCGTCCAGCATCTGAGAATTCACAGCGGCGACAGGCCATTTCCTTGCTCAGAGTGCGATCAGAGCTTCGTCCAGAAAGCTCATCTGAGGAGACATCTCCGAGTTCACACTGGCGAGACCCCTTTCTTGTGCAAgcagtgcgggaaaggttttacACGGAAAGATATGCTCACTTTGCATGAGAGGGGACATGTGAATGAGCGCCCGTTTGCCTGCCCGGAGTGCGGGAAAAGCTTTAAACAGCAGTTCTGTCTTGTCCGACATCAGAAGATCCACGAGAAAATGGGCTTGATCTCCCTTCATTCAAACCAAAACCTTAATTTCTGA